From the Priestia aryabhattai genome, one window contains:
- a CDS encoding helix-turn-helix domain-containing protein, with protein MDKDLVKLIRKSFNMNQRDFAKAVNCSFSLIALVEVGKRRVTKDLENKIKVAFNLDDPILTTSADDFFEKTS; from the coding sequence ATGGATAAAGATCTCGTTAAACTAATAAGAAAAAGTTTTAACATGAATCAACGTGATTTTGCTAAAGCAGTTAATTGCAGTTTTTCACTAATTGCTTTAGTTGAAGTCGGAAAAAGAAGAGTAACGAAGGATCTTGAGAATAAAATTAAAGTTGCCTTTAATCTTGATGATCCAATACTAACTACCTCTGCAGATGATTTTTTTGAAAAAACCAGTTAA